ACAATCTATGATGATCCCCATCCTATTTCTCATGGATTTTATCAAGCCGGTGACCTTGTCATTGGTGAGATGGTCAATCACATGTTCTTGCTTCGAGACAGTCCCTCATTCGAGGAACAGCCCACACTGAAGTTGACTGGTAAACCTTTGTAAGgaattgtttttcttctttcgGTAACAGGTTCAGGTCCTAATAACGGAGAGCTGATCTTACAGCAATAGAGCAAGCCAGCAAAACCTGACTGGCTTTTCAGCAGAGAATTGTAGTCTTGTTCTGCCTCAACACATTGTTCAGCATTGTATGATGGTTGTATTCTAGCCATCGTTCACAACTGGAGCCTCTTGACTGCACAGGAATagccagttgcaaatgattgccgCTGCTGTTCCCTCTGCAATTGATCATAATTTTGCTACCCTGTCATTTGGTGTGCAGAAACAAGAAAGGGAATCTTTTCGCCGCATCGAGAAAAAGGATCATTCACTACTCTCATAAGGAAgggtgcaaatgtgttttctcTTGTTTGGCTTAACCAGCCTGTAATTCTCATTGCAGCTCAGTGCCAAAGCACTATCAGCATATTTTGGCTTTGGCATTTGCTATAAAACAGGTCAACCAGGATCCCCAAATCCTACCAAACGTCACTCTGGGTTTCCACATCCTCCTCAATGGTTACAGACTTGGAAGTGTGACCTATAAGGTCATCCTGGATCTACTTTCCGCACAACATACATTCCTCCCCAATTTTAAGTGCAATACCCAGAAAAATCTCATATCCGTTATTGGAGCCGATATCACCGAAATATCTGCAGATATGGCTACCATCTTAGCCAGCTACAAGATACCACAGGTAAGGCAGAGGCCTGAAGTGTTGAGATTTCAAAACAGAGGAATATAGtttaatatagttttgcagctcgCATGAAAAGTAACTATGTATTTCATTCCAGTACACGTACGGATCATTTTCATCAATGAAGGGTGATAAAACACTGTTTCCATACATGTACAAGATGGTCCCAAATGACACCTTTCAGTACAAGGGAGTTGTCCAGTTACTTCATCACTTCGACTGGACATGGATAGGTCTCTTTACTgtggatgatgatgatggggaCAAGTTTTTGCAGACAGTGATTCCCCTCCTTGCCCAGAATAGAATCTGCTATGACTTCATACTGAAAATCCCCAAGCAAACATATATGGATGGTTTGATAGAATTGTTTGACAAACTGTGGGATAAATTTGCAGCTCTTGTGGACAGCACAGCCAATGTGTATTTTGTGTATGGACAACCTACGTCAATGTTTGCCTTGAGAATCTTACTGTTTGAATCAGAAGAAGATTCCTCACATTCTCTGGGTAAAGTGTGGATTACTACATCCCAATGGATTTTTCAGTCAGTGTCCCTTCAAAAGATCTGGGATACACAAATCTTCCACGGCACCATTACCTTCACAATTCATTCCAATAAGCCTCCTGGCTTTCAAAAATTTCTTCAGAATATAAAACCTTCTTGGGCAAGAAGTGATGGCTTTATCCAGGACTTCTGGGAGCAGGCCTTTGACTGCTCCTTTAAAAGTGCTGATGAACTTGAGGATAGCGAGAAACTGTGTACTGGAGAGGAGAAGCTGGAGAACCTTCCTGGGACTTtgtttgaaatgagcatgactggccAGAGCTACAACATCTACAACGCTGTCCATGCTGTAGCACATTCCTTGCATGCCATTTACAGATTGAGAGCCAAATCCAGAACTCTGGCAAAAGGAGAGAGGACAGAATTTCAGAATGTGCAGCCCTGGCTGGTAACTGCAGATCAAAAAtcggccggggattgagggcagaatagaaatttaaataaataataaataaatgtgtttctaTACTTAACCTAGGCTAGCAAATCATTCAGAGATGGGTGGGAGACTGATAGTCAATGCCTTCTCTTACGCATATATAAATATGATGCCTGCATAAAGCAATGCTATCAAAATCATGCTCGCTAATATTTGCCAATGCATTTGGTTAAATGGTAATGTTCAGCTGAGTGACAAAGGTGatcaggtttttaaaatattaataatctAGGACTAGTTAAGCCAAGATGTGGTAAAATTCATGGTAAAGGGTTCCATGCTTTCATTTTCCCTTACATGCTAGCTCCATCGCTTTCTAAAGACAATCTTGTTCAACAACAGTGCAGGAGACACTGTGCGTTTTGATGCCAATGGAGAATTGATGGCTGGTTTTGATGTGACAAACTGGATAACGTTCCCAAACAGTTCTTTTGCGAGAGTAAAAGTGGGAAGGCTGGATCCTCAGGCTCCTCCAGGCAAAGAGCTGACCCTTAATGATCATCAGATTGTGTGGCACAGAAGTTTTAACCAGGTGAAATGGAGATGCTGAtgctgggcagagcaatcctgaggctGCCTGCAGTGTGGCAGCTGGTCACGGTGTATCTGTGGTGCTACCAGTTTGCTTCGTGTAAGGTTTGGTTAGGCAGCagagggaaaaaaatgtgcaacccaccagaggttacaaggcatttatctaatcacttgtagctactccaaagttttacaaaatagtagtagaAACAAAGGTCCAAACAGGTATTACAGTACATAAATAATGAGTAAACACAAAAACGTTGCTGCCTCCGAAGCCCTTCCTTTGGCaattttggagggcagatattaaaaagtgccatactcaaatagaacatgctCACGTGACAATGTGGAAACTATTGAACATCTaatcatggagtgtcctatatttaatgagcgGACGGCCAGTTTGATTaatcctttctttaaaaatatggaaaggtCCAAAGAGGCATCTAGCAGTATGAGGGCGCAGGCAACGTGGctctatcagatacaaatgattctgttattctgtcTGTGGCAAagtttataggggcaataattaaataccaaaagaataacactaagtaaggtgttttttattcctttatttttctGCTCAAAGTTATAGCTATATGAGCAgtgatgacagacagacagatagatagatgccTCGAAGTCCACATGGGTCTCGGAGGCGGCAGCGCAGAGATGAATACTGGGCTCAGCCGGCAGTCATGGGCCTGCCTTCATCACAGTCTAGTGGTAGGAAGGGGCATGGTTGGCTCTGTGTCTGTAGctcacccaccacccacccccacccccttaaagAGACCAAATCCTGCCAAAAGTCCCTGGGCAGCCATCAGAGTTGGCAAGGACCTCAGCGTGCAAGTTTCCATATTAACATTGTACTTTTTTAGAACAACCATTCCCGTTTTACATTTACCTGATCTTGATTCTCGTCTCTTCTGTATTTATTAATAGGTGCTGCCCCTTTCTATATGCACTGACCACTGCCATCCTGGCTTCAGCAAGCAGAAAAGGGAGAGTGAGAAGTTTTGCTGTTACGATTGTGCTCCGTGTCCAGAAGGGATGGTCTCATACCAGAAAGGTAGGagatatgattagggttgccaacctccaggtactagctggagatctcccactattacaactgatctccagccaatagagatcagttcccctggaggaaatggccgctctggccattggactctatggcattgaagtccctcccctccccaaaccccgccctcctcaggctctgccccaaaaacctcccgccagtgggaaagagggaccttgcaaccctaaataTGATGTATTGTAGACTTGCCAGCTGAACTAAACAAAAGTCTGGCCCACGGTTTCTAAGAGATGTTTGTAATGTCAAAAGCAGAAAGTAAACGTATTCAGGGGTTGCAGGTAAACCTACTCAGGACTTGAATCATCAACTGTTCAGTGCTGCTGGATAAATCGGTAGCCTTTCTGCAGCCAGCACTTTTAGTTCTGCCTTCAACACCATTAACGAGCAACTAGTGACCCAAGATCTCACTGGCTTCACCTTGACCTTTCTGCAGATCAAAATATCCATCATGCCCATGAATGACATCACCCAACAAAGGTTTTGTAAATATGGtttgtgtaaggttgccagctccaggttgggaaatacctggagattttggggttggaccCTGAatagtgtggggtttggggaggagagggacttcaatgggttattatgccatagagtccatcttctaaagcggtcattttctccaagtgagcctgaagagggtggggtttggggaggagagagactccaattggttataatgccatagagtccaccttccaaagcggtcattttctccaggtgaactgacctctgtcacctggagatcagttgtaatagtgggagatctatagccaccagctggagattggttggtGCAATCTGTGCCATGGTGGGAATCAACAACAAGCACAACCAGAACAATGTTTTGGGATATTTAAaactttctgtctttttttcagACATGGATGCTTGTTTCACATGTCTACAGGACAGCTATCCCAACAACGATCAAAATGAATGCATCCCCAGGGTTATAAGCTACCTCTCTTACAAAGAACCATTAGGAATCACCTTAGCTGTGCtggctgtttctttctctctgatCACAGTGTTGGTGCTTGGAACCTTTCTAAAGTACCAGGACACCCCGTTAGTTAAAGCCAACAACCGGAACCTCTCCTACAttctcctcatctccctcctgctttgcttcctctgctccttgctcttcATTGGGCAGCCTGGAAAACTGACCTGCCTCCTCCGACAAATAgcttttggcatcatcttctcgGTGGCTCTTTCCAGTGTGTTtgccaaaaccatcactgtggttctGGCCTTCATGGTTACCATACCAGGATCCAGGATGAAGaaatgggtggggagaagaatggCAAACTTTATTGTCCTCCTATGCTCCTTGCTTCAAACAATTACCTGCATCTTTTGGTTAAGTacatttcctcccttccctgataTGGACACACACTCCCTGAATACAAAAATCATACTGCAATGTAATGAGGGCTCACCTGCCCtgttttactgtgtcttgggTTATCTGGGCTTCATGGCCATTGTCAGCTTCACGGTGGCTTTCCTAGCCCGGAAGTTACCTGACAGGTTCAACGAAGCCAAATTTATCACCTTTAGTatgttggtcttttgcagtgtttggttgAGCTTCGTCCCCACCTACCTAagcaccaaagggaaatacaCGGTAGCcatggagatcttctccatcttggcctccagcGCAGGTTTACTGAGTTGCATTTTTTTCCCGAAGTGCTACATAATTATCCTGAGACCTACACTGAACAACAGGGAAAAGATGGTCAGGAGAAAGAACGGAAAGTAAGGCCCttttcatggtaattagcagcgctttccaggc
This genomic window from Euleptes europaea isolate rEulEur1 chromosome 18, rEulEur1.hap1, whole genome shotgun sequence contains:
- the LOC130490560 gene encoding vomeronasal type-2 receptor 26-like; translated protein: MATILASYKIPQNIKPSWARSDGFIQDFWEQAFDCSFKSADELEDSEKLCTGEEKLENLPGTLFEMSMTGQSYNIYNAVHAVLPLSICTDHCHPGFSKQKRESEKFCCYDCAPCPEGMVSYQKDMDACFTCLQDSYPNNDQNECIPRVISYLSYKEPLGITLAVLAVSFSLITVLVLGTFLKYQDTPLVKANNRNLSYILLISLLLCFLCSLLFIGQPGKLTCLLRQIAFGIIFSVALSSVFAKTITVVLAFMVTIPGSRMKKWVGRRMANFIVLLCSLLQTITCIFWLSTFPPFPDMDTHSLNTKIILQCNEGSPALFYCVLGYLGFMAIVSFTVAFLARKLPDRFNEAKFITFSMLVFCSVWLSFVPTYLSTKGKYTVAMEIFSILASSAGLLSCIFFPKCYIIILRPTLNNREKMVRRKNGK